The genomic DNA aaaaagttaaataactcaaaaaacaaaaataataaaaaaatgaaaaccagttgcaaattgactgagaatatcactctctacattgttaaattaaaggtaaatcacccctttaagatacAGTACATAAGATGAATGCTGAAGAGTGCCTAAAGTATAAGTTTAAAAATGGCCTCTCTAGCTCCGGGGATCCTGATTTACCAATTCTCTGCTTCTCctcttttctccaaatgcattacctGTGCCAAGCCAAACTCAAACTCATTAAAATCCAAAGATAGAGACATGCACTGCATTCCAAAAAATGATtcagacacttgggggcaaattcgctagcgttcggcattttcgttacttcgcaaattcactaacggacgctggcgtaacttcgctagtgttacttcgcacccttacgcctggcgaatttgcgcaatggatgtaactgtgcaaattcagtcccaaaaaacgctggcgttttttctttattatgggtgataggctgaaaacgatcgaaattttttttggggctcacctccttcccccctacatttcctaactcatggcaacttaactacacagtgggcacatgtttagggcaaaataaaaattatatttgctgttttgaaggtttcccagacttgtgtagttctgctacgaatacttctATTGGAAATtgaattaaccatcgctagcgtaacttcgcttcgcttagcgaatgaacgctatcgcaacttcgcaaccttacgctacccctgagccgcaacttcggattttactgaatttgcggagcgctagcgaaaatacgcctggcgaagtgccaCGAAGCGCGGCAAAGcagacgccagcgcaactacgaatcttagtgaatgtcccacttggaTCCTTCTCTGACATGTATTTTAAAAGCACAGTCTGTTAAGGAGTGATTTCGGCCCATTCTTCCAAGCGTGGCCATTCAAGTTAATTGCACAGTGGTATTTATTATTTAGTAACATGAGAAGGGGCGTGGATACTTTTTTTTAGCTAGCGTATAGAATAATAGGCAATTCCATCTTAATCTGTTCTAATACAAAACCAACCCAGTAGAAATTATATGTGAACATTTAATTAAAGATGATTTTAAATATGTTATCAGCAAATTTATACCATTTAGATGCCTTTCCTCCTTTCTGCAGTTCttgcaaaagaaacaaaaaaaggaatattgGTCAATATAGGAATTTACATGGTCTTGTTGTGATTCAAACGGAAAGCAGATTTCTGCCTCTGGTTCTCAAGCAAGGCGATTGCTTTCTCCGAGTTGTCTATATTCCTGATGAGGGTTTCCAGCCtcctctttattttcttttggtcCTCTACTGCACATCCAATAATTACGGACTGAAACTTCTGGTCTACTGGTCCTACTGGCACATCCGAAGTGCAAGCTCCATACAGCGACATTAACTGTTTCCTGCCATTTTCCAGGCTGTCTGTGACTTTTTTCAAGATGTCATCAATGATGGTGGTGGCTTGCTGTAGAGAAGATTCCTGCAGGGGGTTTCTAATGGTTTCTACGGATACATCAACCGTGAGGGTGCGGCCCATTAGGCGTTCTGCTGTTATAAATAGTTCTTCTCTCTCACCTTTgaacaaaaggcaaaatatacaCAGACATAAGCATTTCATAGAATTTAAAAGGCTGGAATTTGAAATACTGTAATAAAGGAAATGATGAGCTATTAATAAACTATGGAATATCATCTTAAAACTACAACTGTTTCCTGGATAAAATAACTTGCCATTGATAAACCAAGCACAAGTAGAGAATTTACCATTAAATACTACTCTGTACATACATTATTCAGCTAGTTCTCTATATACATATAGCACCACCAACAGATCTTaataaaaggataagtaaaccttaaaaataagtgaatgtaaaattgacgagggtgctattctaagtactttagTATTTtacattccttatttatttattttttattccaagatattaagggatgcatgtactgttaatatgaatgaattttgttacaatagctccacctgctggtcagtttctgaccagtctgaccgcAAAGTAGTCAAGGacgttgtcaggagagagaaagaggctgctctgatgttcttctgcttaagaaaaaTTTGATagaggtttctatttttttatcctaagcagaaaaacatcagagcagcctctttctctctcctaaCAGTGTCCTTGACTACTTTGTGggcagaaactgaccagcaggtggcgctgttgtaacaaaattcattcatattgaaggaccagtaacatcaatttttattattaaaaaatttgttagtgtagtacgaaaaaaaaaaccacaaagacatattaaacttttaaatcactaagtctttattaagaaataacttaccgaaactccgcttgtatgttactgatcctttaacagtaaatgtatcccttaatatcttggaattaaaacataaataaattatgaatgtaaattGGAAACGCACTCTCATCACTTTTACCTTCACTTGTTTTTAAGATTCTCTTACTTTAAGAACTTATTTCGGCCAGTTAGAGACTGCAATCCCTTTATAAACACACAAAAGCAGAAGAGGTTTTGCAGATATTGTCTGCATAGCTTTATTTTTCTGCTTCAACACATTCTTGATCTATAGTATATGTACTCAACTTACTACtgcgatttttaaaaaaatgcacaggtGGCTGCTTACTATAgcagtaaaaaatagaaagtgggtCTGTTAGAGGTAAGTAGGCCTTACCATCACAGATATTCCTTATGTCTTGGCTGTTCTGCACGCTGTGAATCTTTTCCATCAGAGACTCTTTCTCCAGCTCTAGGGCTGAGGCTGCATCACGAAAGGCTTGCACCCTGCAAGAGAAGGAAAAGGACACCATGGCACTACTCATCTGCACTACTCATCTGTACTATTTATCTGCACTACTCATCTGTACTATTCATCTGCACTATTCATCTGTACTATTTATCTGCACTACTCATCTGCACTATTTATCTGCAATACTCATCTGTACTACTCATCTGCACTATTCATCTACTTCCCCTCTGCTGCGTGCTATTGGAAAATGTGCCAAAAGCAACAAAGAACTGGCAATGATATTAAAACCGGATACCCTCTCTTTAGCTCAAGCAGGTAATAGTCAGTGAGGCTTGTTTATCAACACGGGGCTAATTTCCCCCTGGCCAGTTACCAATGAgaactttcatttattttgccCAGAGTTGATAATGGAGTCCCACAATGGGTGTGTGGCTGGGAACCATGGCAgcaactggtacaggtataggatcagttatttggaaacccgttttccagaaagctcagaattgcaaAAAGTCCAGCTTCCTtatatcaaataattcagattttaaaaaaatatttcctttttccttgtagtaatgaaacagtaccttgtacttctccctaaattataattaatccttataggatgCAAAAAAACCCTATtaggtttaatcaatgtttaattaatattttagtagacttaaaataccagtaacatgaatttttttttatttttttttaaaatttgtttcttttcaacgaaaaaaaaaccaccaagacagtttaacagggcgacgatccgtcgtgcggcgcttgatttttcctccctgactatctcctctagaaggcaggaaggagaaatcgagctccgcttgatggatcgtcgccctctcgccgtttctgaagaggagtgcatgcagagaatcggtaagtaatgtcttaataaaagctttgcgaatcaaaagtttaaactgtcttggtggggtttttttcgttaaaaagaaaacaaattaaaaaaaaaatatgttactggtcctttaaggtatggagatccaaattacagaaagatccattgtctggcAAATCCTagttcccgagcattcaggataacaggtctcatatctgtataaTATCAGACGGTGATGTGCATGCATGTGCCAATGTGCAGTTTTGGTAAATATGCATGGCGCCACAGTGGAGAGATGGGATAAGTATAACTGACATAgtggaatgattttttttcattgtttgtgcTGCACCAAGGGAAATTTATACAACAGGCAGCCAAAAAGAGAGATGAGTTAAGTTTTAACAATGATAGATCATGTTTTGGAAAAATCTCTTATAAACAAAGTATTTTTCAGATGATTGTTTGAGTTCATGTTTCCTTTGAACATGTGGCTAAAAGGATTATTAGGTATTAATGTGGATTTCAGAAAAAGTAACCATTACTCACAGATTCCACTTTGTGGCTTGCAACATAGGGACACTTTAAAACCACCCTTCTTTTGGATAATTGGTTTAAACCGAACATTTAGCATTCCGGGAAAGCTGAAGAATGATGCAAAAGGAATATATCCTTCCAAACCAGTCGTATTGCAGAGTCAGCAGTAAGTGACCACttaaataataatgtttctaTCTGTATTGAGCTTAAGAGAAAgaactgtgctgctgtcagtttatGGTACGGGCCATTGCCACTTGCTTTTGGTTGAGATCAGTCTATCCTGATAAAGGCAACACATGAGGGAAATAGCTATACATTTAgctactgtatgtttttattacaatataagtttcagttggtctttacaTGTAATACAGGACAAAAAAAGTATGGCTTCTGATTATTGTTCCAGTTACAAAATAGAGGGAAATGTTCATGAATCATGAGGAAGGTCTAATCATGCAGAGCTCATACCCAAACAATGAACATCCTACTGAGCTATGGCAGCTACAAGGTCcagactgaaaattaaaataggccctggcatttcaggtacacagaggcccaatcagcccacaaagaggcctaaaaaggccccaccagcccactaaatacagactttctatggcaccttatagcagcctctctggcattttccagaacccacagattgccagtccgggcctggcagctACGTGCTGTGGTATGATTTCCATTGACATGAGACGTTCTGCATTACTTCTTTTCTGCAAAAAAGTGGGCAACAAAAAGGTGTCGCTTAGCTTGGTGCAACATTCTGCAAGATAATGTGATGGGGCTAGAGCTCAGGGTAATGCCAAAGGTACAGCCTGTTTCTTGGGACTTTTTAATCACTGAGAACAGCTACGGGTGTGACATGAAAAGAAGGATATCACTTGGACGTGGAAAAACCCGGCATGTTTCATAACACTGTGTAAAGTAAACCTGgggtcatctgtttaaaggaatagttcagtataaaaataaaaactatgtaaatttaaaaaagaaatgtttctaatatagttagttagccaaaaatgtaatttacaaaggctggagtgactggatgtctaacataataaccagaacactgcATGGAACTCAGTAActtataaatttttttatattttacaagaggggtactcagggtcagaactaggggtaggcagagtaggcacccgcctagggtgcaatcatgtgggggggggcacacttttaaggggaatttttttgcttttcttttttaaaccctgatttgcttggccttaaATTGTTTTTCAATATTATAAACCCCCTCTTGCCCATGATTAGTACTGCAGGCATAAGCACTctccacctccctcttggctgctacttgcacaggtaaacagatgattggGGCAAAATGATGaggttttggctgctgctggcacaggtacagatttgggggcaatattgtgaatttttgttggctgctgctggcacaggtacagattggggacaaaatgagggattggctgctgctggctcaggtatatgggATAATAaggtggctgctggcacacaggtacacagatgtttgggccaatatgatggattttttgctTCTGCTGGGACAGATACAAATGTTGGCTGCCACTGGCATAGTTACTGTTTGGTTGTaataatatgatggatgttttagcttatgctgacacaggtacagattgggggcttgggagCAATCTGAGAAATTGACTGCctttggcacaggtacaaatgtgGGCAATATGATAAGtgctggtaaggtgggaaatggtaatacaggactgggtgggggggacACTGAtagaagcccttgcctagggtgcaaaaataccttggcccagctctgggggaactttattcactatataatagtcTGTGCACTGCACCTCAGGCCATGGTTGCCCAACACTAGTTTATTCTCTTTTGCTTACAAGCAATTTGtaccagtaaaataaaaaacatataccAGCTGAGCTGCCAACAATAACTGCCACCACAAAGCCTCTGCccaacaataaaaataacaagatGATTTTCTCAGCTTACTAGAGGTACTGCTTGTGCCAGGTAGCACAGAAAACTGCCAGAGCTGCCTGCATTCTGTacccaatatttaaaaagtacaatGAATCCTTCATCTCTGCTCACAGCTCCAACTTGTGCCAGGGAACAAAAACACTTTATTCCTGGTGAGCCACTCCCAATATTTGACTAATAATTCTTCTCTGCTCAAAGTTCCACCTTGTGCGGGAGAACAAATAAAGGGAAATTAAACAAAACATTAGTTTGTGGTGAGTTGCCAGTTTGACATAAAGTAGGTTTATGTAGAAAAGTGCATGATAGAAAACactatgtgaatatatatatatatatatatgagtttgagtttgtaagccgaaacgttgaaataaatctaccagctttttttcacttatcaagacctatgtgtgcggaagtttttttgctttatagatatgaatttttgttccagcacctaggcatcaccatggctatctgagtgcacctatctagttatatgtctatatatatatatatatatatctagtgtAGACATAACTGATTCCACAAACTAAACGTTTTCCCACAAAACAAGGACAAATTTAGAAGTGAAATCTGCCAGCTATTGACCCTAAAGGTCAGAATATAGTCTCAACTTGCCAAATGGGAATATGTGGCAAAGTTCACCTGTGCTTTTCAGTCAGCCTTTCCCACAGTAGAAAGTATATTAAGGGTAGAacgttatttatatatatatatatatatatatatatatatgaatgggcAGAGAAGACAAGTCAAATGAAGCAGTGCGGGTCACCTGGTAGCAGAGAGCTCAGTGAGGGAATGTAGCAGCCATGAATGGGGGGGTCATGGTATcctatcagtgttggactggcccaccgggataccaggaaaattcctggtgggcccaggtgtcagtgggccctttcgcttctaaacatttggcctatttcatggtcattctgtatttctttatggggaaagtgtgtaataatggaagaatatagtaagtagaggttgagtgaagataggaggaataatagtttggaaagtgggcccacagtctaagtttttctggtgggcccctggcaccccagtccgacactgtaccctATTGTTCCTCGTGTGCACAGAGAAAGTATGGCCATATCGTGCTATTCGCTTCCGTACCTGACTTCCAGATCGTCCAGAATCTCTAACAGGTGGTTGGATCGAGCCGCCATAGAGACAGAGCGGCAGAACTTGCCGGAAATGTGCGCTTCGGTGGTTGCCTTTGCCTGGATTTTAGCCTGAGCCATAGTTTGCTGTCTATCCCTTCCAAAGAACAAGCTGAACTAACAGAGGACAGAGAAAGCTGAGATTCTTCTAGacatctcctcctcctccctccactCTCAGCACCAGGATCTAACAGCAGGATAGTGTAACGTTGCCTAACATGGGCTTGGGCGGCTCCCTGTCAGCTGCTTCACTCACTACCCCCAGCTGCATCTGGAACAGCTCAGCTGCCTATGTACTACGCTACAGCCACTGGGGAGGGGATGACTGTAGTCTATAGGCAGCTGAGCTAATGGACTCACTAATGCTCCTAATGCTCACTCACTGCTTTTATTGTCTCACACTGTACATCCAGTCATCCTACTGTCCCCTCATCACTCAGTCCATTCATTCATTTCATCCCAATACATCTGTCCTCCCCAACCCAAGGACAGAGGCTGCTCCCAGGTAATTGCTATTTAACATTTTAGTGCTCAATCAGTACAGGGCCATTTCCTGAGGGGAGTTTTTAGTATCCATAGGAAAaactgtatattgttattttcAGGGAAACCTACCTTTTC from Xenopus laevis strain J_2021 chromosome 5S, Xenopus_laevis_v10.1, whole genome shotgun sequence includes the following:
- the bag2.S gene encoding BAG family molecular chaperone regulator 2, yielding MAQAKIQAKATTEAHISGKFCRSVSMAARSNHLLEILDDLEVRVQAFRDAASALELEKESLMEKIHSVQNSQDIRNICDGEREELFITAERLMGRTLTVDVSVETIRNPLQESSLQQATTIIDDILKKVTDSLENGRKQLMSLYGACTSDVPVGPVDQKFQSVIIGCAVEDQKKIKRRLETLIRNIDNSEKAIALLENQRQKSAFRLNHNKTM